The following proteins are co-located in the Halictus rubicundus isolate RS-2024b chromosome 1, iyHalRubi1_principal, whole genome shotgun sequence genome:
- the LOC143358325 gene encoding tether containing UBX domain for GLUT4 encodes MAAKSVTVLAPNGRRQNVKTTPNTTIFQVLEEVCKKHGHNIDEYDLKYRNQVLDINTILRFTVIPNNALLEMVPCTKMRSKSTVTVCVQSEQGERVVKEFLPDVTLAEVILQAYPGQELDETVLTYMHREVFGTQALKDTTLISLGLTHGKAVVRLLHRIPEEISTPTCETLKTSDKNNETESSVNTTKTVEPMVVEDTMKDVKTKENAETKALIEKNELVPSTSVDRCTDINTVVTESNTEDELMDTHEIDFLGERNALVFNQAMVQALSRDEFPDSFYELTVEDAKVLMRDAKRRREELEEAPLLTNVLREEKHEKEMSSKLNKYFKSIIRVQFPDQFVLQGVFQPMETVQTIKDFIKDYLDDPNSDFTIFTAPPKHILDPSKHLIDEYLVPSAIVYYSGASLLKPEIKEKTVDPKEIEIQVTKFRKSMLKPQNKTIKTDIASSKANSKSSHNTTATKKLDDNTTKAPKWFHSTLKK; translated from the exons ATGGCAGCTAAGAGCGTTACTGTACTTGCGCCGAATGGGCGCAGACAAAATGTTAAAACTACACCAAACACCACAATCTTTCAA gtTTTGGAGGAAGTATGTAAGAAACACGGACATAACATAGATGAATATGATCTTAA ATACCGTAATCAGGTATTAGACATTAATACAATATTAAGATTCACTGTGATACCAAACAATGCTCTATTAGAAATGGTACCATGTACTAAAATGCGTTCTAAATCAACTGTCACAGTGTGTGTACAATCTGAACAAGGAGAACGAGTAGTGAAGGAATTTTTGCCTGATGTAACGTTAGCAGAAGTTATATTGCAAGCATATCCTGGTCAAGAACTTGATGAAACAGTTTTAACGTACATGCATCGTGAG GTTTTTGGAACACAAGCTTTGAAGGATACAACTTTAATCTCATTAGGACTTACGCATGGTAAAGCTGTAGTACGATTGTTACATCGAATTCCTGAAGAAATAAGTACCCCAACTTGTGAGACCTTGAAAACGagtgataaaaataatgaaaccgAATCCTCTGTAAACACTACTAAAACAGTAGAGCCTATGGTTGTAGAAGATACTATGAAAGATGTTAAAACCAAAGAAAATGCAGAAACTAAAGCtttaatagaaaaaaacgaGTTAGTACCGTCAACAAGTGTAGATCGTTGCACCGATATTAATACAGTTGTAACAGAATCAAATACTGAAGATGAATTAATGGATACACATGAAATAGACTTT TTAGGTGAAAGGAATGCTTTGGTATTCAATCAGGCTATGGTTCAAGCATTATCCAGAGATGAATTCCCGGACAGTTTCTATGAATTAACAGTCGAAGATGCAAAAGTGTTAATGCGAGATGCCAAACGTCGCAGAGAAGAGTTAGAGGAAGCTCCTCTTTTAACGAATGTTTTGCGTGAAGAGAAACACGAAAAAGAAATGTCgtctaaattaaacaaatacTTTAAATCCATTATCCGTGTACAATTTCCAGACCAGTTTGTGCTTCAAGGTGTATTTCAGCCAATGGAAACAGTACAAACGATAAAAGATTTTATAAAAGATTATTTGGATGACCCAAATAGTGATTTTACTATTT TTACTGCACCACCGAAACACATTTTGGATCCTAGCAAACACTTAATTGACGAGTACTTGGTTCCTTCTGCTATAGTTTATTATTCTGGAGCATCACTTCTAAAACCAGAGATTAAAGAAAAAACTGTAGATcctaaagaaattgaaattcaaGTTACTAAATTTAG AAAGTCCATGCTGAAGCCtcaaaataaaacaattaaaaccGACATTGCTTCGTCTAAAGCAAATAGCAAATCCAGTCATAATACAACTGCTACTAAGAAACTAGATGACAATACAACAAAAGCGCCAAAATGGTTTCATTCAAcgttaaaaaaatga